In Mycobacterium gallinarum, a single window of DNA contains:
- the rsmA gene encoding 16S rRNA (adenine(1518)-N(6)/adenine(1519)-N(6))-dimethyltransferase RsmA — MTIRLLGRTEIRHLAREIDFRPRKSFGQNFVHDANTVRRIVSASSVNRHDHVLEVGPGLGSLTLALLDRGARVTAVEIDPVLARQLPITVADHSHSEINRLTVLNRDILNLRRDEIADEPTALVANLPYNVAVPALLHLLAEFPSIRTVMVMVQAEVAERLAAEPGGKDYGVPSVKVRYFGNVRRYGMVSPTVFWPIPRVYSGLVRIDRYEKSPWPTDEGFRERVFNLIDIAFGQRRKTSRNAFAEWAGSGNESASRLLAASIDPSRRGETLSIADFVRLLQRSEESQESIPAEPKPVVHHRHPRDGSLHV, encoded by the coding sequence CTGACCATTCGATTACTCGGGCGGACCGAGATACGACACCTGGCGAGAGAGATTGATTTCCGGCCACGCAAATCGTTTGGCCAGAACTTCGTCCATGACGCCAATACCGTTCGTCGAATCGTTTCGGCGTCCAGCGTCAATCGGCACGATCACGTTCTCGAGGTCGGCCCGGGCCTGGGCTCACTGACGCTTGCCCTGCTGGACCGGGGCGCACGCGTGACGGCGGTGGAGATCGATCCGGTGCTGGCCCGACAGCTGCCCATCACTGTCGCCGATCATTCGCACAGCGAGATCAACCGGCTGACGGTGCTCAACCGCGACATCCTGAACCTGCGTCGCGACGAAATCGCCGACGAGCCCACGGCTTTGGTCGCCAACCTTCCGTACAACGTCGCAGTGCCCGCGCTGCTGCACCTGCTGGCCGAGTTCCCCTCGATCCGCACCGTGATGGTGATGGTTCAGGCCGAGGTCGCCGAGCGTCTCGCGGCCGAACCCGGTGGCAAAGACTACGGCGTGCCGAGCGTGAAGGTCCGGTACTTCGGCAACGTCCGGCGCTACGGCATGGTCTCGCCGACGGTGTTCTGGCCGATTCCGCGGGTCTATTCCGGCCTGGTGCGCATCGACCGGTACGAGAAGTCGCCGTGGCCGACCGACGAAGGCTTCCGCGAACGCGTGTTCAACCTCATCGACATCGCGTTCGGGCAGCGACGTAAGACCTCGCGCAACGCCTTCGCCGAATGGGCGGGCTCGGGCAACGAATCGGCCAGCCGGTTGCTGGCGGCGAGCATCGATCCGTCCCGCCGCGGCGAGACGCTCTCGATAGCGGACTTCGTCCGACTGCTGCAACGGTCGGAGGAAAGTCAGGAGTCGATTCCGGCCGAGCCGAAGCCGGTCGTTCACCATCGGCATCCGCGCGACGGTTCCTTGCACGTCTGA
- a CDS encoding resuscitation-promoting factor — MNILNKIHQERSPLLRLVVGVTLLALTFAGGFAVATHKSVTLAVDGTSITVDTMKSRVIDVVTENGFDVGERDDLYPAADQTVHQSDTIVLRRSRPLQISTDGRDSREVWTTASTVDEALSQLQMTDKAPAAASRGSRVPLAGMSLPVVSPKTVQLSDAGVVRTVHLAAPNVAALLEAAGVPLLQSDEVVPAASSPVVDGMQIEVKRIRIEKVTERAPLPPANHRIEDPELNMSRQIVEDPGTPGTQDVTFAIAKVNGVETGRMPVANVVVVPARDGVLRVGAKPGTEVPEVNNGSTWDALARCEAGGNWAINTGNGYYGGVQFDQNTWERNGGLRYADRADLATREEQIAIAEVTRARQGWGAWPTCSGRIGAR; from the coding sequence TTGAACATCTTGAATAAGATCCACCAGGAGCGGTCGCCGTTATTGCGCCTCGTGGTCGGGGTGACGTTGCTTGCGCTGACGTTCGCGGGTGGATTTGCAGTTGCTACGCACAAATCAGTAACCCTGGCCGTCGACGGAACTTCCATCACCGTGGACACCATGAAGTCGCGCGTTATCGACGTCGTCACGGAGAACGGTTTCGACGTTGGCGAACGCGACGACCTTTACCCGGCGGCCGATCAGACGGTGCATCAGTCCGACACGATCGTGCTGCGCCGTAGCCGTCCGCTGCAGATCTCCACGGACGGCCGGGACAGTCGTGAGGTGTGGACGACCGCGTCGACAGTCGATGAGGCGCTGAGTCAGCTGCAGATGACGGACAAGGCGCCCGCTGCGGCGTCGCGCGGCAGCCGAGTGCCGCTAGCAGGCATGTCGCTGCCGGTGGTGAGCCCCAAGACCGTTCAACTGTCCGACGCCGGTGTGGTCCGCACGGTGCACCTGGCCGCGCCGAACGTCGCCGCCCTGCTCGAGGCGGCGGGCGTGCCGCTGCTGCAAAGCGACGAGGTGGTGCCTGCCGCGTCCTCGCCGGTCGTCGACGGAATGCAGATCGAGGTGAAGCGGATTCGGATCGAAAAGGTCACCGAACGCGCGCCGTTGCCACCGGCGAATCACCGCATCGAAGATCCTGAACTCAACATGAGCCGTCAGATCGTGGAGGATCCCGGTACGCCGGGAACGCAGGACGTGACGTTTGCCATCGCAAAGGTTAATGGCGTCGAAACAGGCAGGATGCCAGTAGCCAATGTCGTAGTTGTTCCGGCCCGCGACGGCGTCCTTCGAGTCGGCGCCAAGCCCGGTACCGAGGTCCCGGAAGTCAACAACGGATCTACCTGGGACGCGCTTGCTCGGTGCGAAGCAGGAGGTAATTGGGCCATCAACACCGGCAACGGATATTACGGTGGCGTTCAATTCGACCAGAACACCTGGGAGCGCAACGGTGGTCTGAGGTATGCTGACAGGGCTGATTTGGCAACCAGGGAAGAGCAGATCGCGATTGCTGAGGTCACTCGGGCACGACAAGGGTGGGGTGCGTGGCCGACGTGTAGCGGGAGGATTGGTGCGCGCTGA
- a CDS encoding TatD family hydrolase: protein MSDKRSARREKPPAPERLAPLIDAHTHLDACGATDAESIRTIVDRAEAVGVQAVVTIADDLDSARWVTDAVDADPRVYGAVALHPTRAKALTDEAKAVIEGLAGHPRVVAVGETGMDTYWPGKLEGCADPATQRDAFAWHIDLAKRVGKPLMIHNRDADAEVLDVLAAEGAPETVIFHCFSSDAAMARTCVASGWLLSLSGTVSFRNATGLREAASLIPSEQLLVETDAPFLTPHPYRGAPNEPYCLPYTVRALAELLNRAAEDVAQETTSTAARAYGLASCCA from the coding sequence GTGAGTGACAAGCGTTCAGCCAGACGGGAGAAGCCCCCGGCCCCGGAACGACTGGCACCCCTGATCGACGCGCACACCCACCTCGATGCCTGCGGTGCGACCGATGCCGAGAGCATCCGCACGATCGTCGACCGGGCCGAAGCCGTCGGCGTGCAGGCCGTCGTGACGATCGCCGACGATCTCGACTCCGCGCGCTGGGTCACCGACGCCGTCGACGCCGACCCGCGCGTCTATGGTGCGGTGGCGCTGCACCCCACCCGCGCCAAAGCGCTCACCGACGAGGCCAAGGCCGTCATCGAGGGGCTGGCCGGGCATCCGCGGGTCGTCGCCGTCGGCGAGACCGGCATGGACACGTACTGGCCGGGCAAGCTCGAGGGGTGCGCCGACCCCGCGACCCAGCGTGACGCGTTCGCCTGGCACATCGACCTCGCCAAGCGCGTCGGCAAGCCGCTGATGATCCACAACCGTGACGCCGACGCCGAGGTCCTGGACGTTCTGGCCGCCGAGGGTGCTCCCGAGACCGTGATCTTCCATTGTTTCTCGTCGGATGCCGCGATGGCCAGGACGTGTGTGGCCAGCGGCTGGCTGCTCAGCCTGTCCGGAACCGTGAGCTTCCGCAATGCCACTGGCCTGCGTGAAGCGGCGTCGCTGATCCCCTCCGAGCAACTCCTGGTCGAGACCGACGCGCCGTTCCTGACTCCGCACCCGTACCGCGGTGCGCCGAATGAGCCCTATTGCCTGCCCTACACTGTTCGTGCGCTCGCCGAACTCCTCAACAGAGCCGCTGAGGACGTTGCGCAAGAAACCACTTCGACGGCTGCCCGTGCCTACGGGCTCGCGAGTTGCTGCGCGTGA
- the metG gene encoding methionine--tRNA ligase, translating to MSTLSSPGARARTPGDPYYITTAIAYPNGDPHIGHAYEYIATDSIARFKRLDGYDVRYLTGTDVHGQKMAETAAALGIPTAELARRNSDVFERMQQKLNISFDRFIRTSDADHYAASIEIWKRMNEAGDIYLDTYSGWYSVRDEGFVTEGETSVNADGVRIATETGAPVTWTEEQTYFFRLSAYAEKLLAHYDAHPEFIEPGVRRNEVVSFVSGGLRDLSISRTTFDWGVPVPDHPDHVMYVWVDALTNYLTGVGFPDTSSEMFQRFWPADLHMIGKDIIRFHTVYWPAFLMSAGIELPRKVFVHGFVLNRGEKMSKSVGNVVDPNALVDAFGVDQVRYFFLREVPFGQDGSYSEEAIIGRINADLANELGNLAQRSLSMVAKNLDAIVPEPGEFTVEDLQLLDAADGLLERVRAHFDATAMHLALEAIWSVLGAANKYFSAQEPWVLRKSDEVRFRTVLYTTLETVRIAALLSQPVMPESMATMLDLLGQADDQRTFASVGTRIAPGTQLPAPVGVFPRHQAE from the coding sequence ATGAGCACCCTGTCTTCCCCCGGCGCGAGGGCGCGCACCCCCGGGGACCCTTACTACATCACTACGGCCATCGCCTATCCCAACGGCGACCCGCACATCGGGCATGCCTACGAGTACATCGCGACGGATTCGATAGCGCGGTTCAAGCGTCTGGACGGCTACGACGTGCGCTACCTGACCGGCACCGACGTCCACGGCCAGAAGATGGCGGAGACGGCGGCCGCCCTTGGCATTCCGACCGCGGAGCTGGCGCGGCGCAACTCAGATGTCTTCGAGCGGATGCAGCAGAAGCTCAACATCTCGTTCGACCGGTTCATCCGGACGTCGGACGCCGACCACTATGCGGCGTCGATCGAGATCTGGAAGCGGATGAACGAGGCCGGCGACATTTACCTCGACACGTACTCGGGGTGGTACTCGGTGCGTGACGAAGGCTTTGTCACCGAGGGTGAAACGAGCGTCAACGCCGACGGTGTGCGGATCGCCACCGAGACCGGCGCCCCGGTGACGTGGACCGAAGAGCAGACGTACTTCTTCCGCCTGTCGGCCTATGCCGAGAAGCTGCTGGCGCACTACGACGCGCACCCGGAGTTCATCGAGCCAGGCGTGCGGCGCAACGAGGTGGTCAGCTTCGTCTCGGGCGGGCTGCGCGATCTTTCGATATCCCGCACGACGTTCGACTGGGGCGTACCGGTGCCCGACCACCCCGACCATGTGATGTACGTATGGGTCGACGCGCTGACGAACTATCTGACGGGCGTCGGATTCCCCGACACCTCGTCGGAGATGTTCCAGCGGTTCTGGCCGGCCGATCTGCACATGATCGGCAAGGACATCATCCGGTTCCACACCGTCTACTGGCCCGCCTTCCTGATGTCGGCGGGAATCGAGTTGCCGCGCAAGGTGTTTGTGCACGGTTTCGTTCTCAACCGCGGCGAGAAGATGAGCAAGTCGGTCGGTAACGTCGTCGATCCGAACGCGTTGGTGGACGCCTTCGGTGTGGACCAGGTGCGTTACTTCTTCCTGCGGGAGGTGCCGTTCGGCCAGGACGGCAGCTACAGCGAGGAGGCGATCATCGGCCGCATCAACGCCGACCTCGCCAACGAGCTGGGCAACCTGGCGCAGCGTTCGCTGTCGATGGTGGCCAAGAACCTGGACGCAATCGTGCCTGAGCCAGGCGAATTCACCGTGGAGGACCTACAGCTTCTGGATGCCGCCGACGGGTTGCTCGAGCGGGTGCGCGCGCATTTCGACGCCACCGCAATGCATCTGGCGCTGGAGGCCATCTGGTCGGTGCTCGGAGCGGCGAACAAGTACTTCTCCGCACAGGAGCCGTGGGTGCTGCGCAAGTCCGACGAGGTGAGATTCCGCACCGTGCTCTACACGACGCTGGAGACGGTGCGGATCGCGGCGCTGCTGAGTCAGCCGGTGATGCCCGAGTCGATGGCCACAATGCTCGACCTGCTGGGCCAGGCCGACGATCAGCGGACGTTCGCATCGGTCGGCACGCGGATCGCACCCGGGACTCAACTGCCCGCCCCAGTCGGCGTGTTCCCGCGTCATCAGGCGGAGTGA
- a CDS encoding NAD(P)/FAD-dependent oxidoreductase, whose amino-acid sequence MTRHTTTTTNSRPAAAKVVVIGGGYSGTLAANHLRMRGTWQMPDITLVNPRPKFVERIRLHQHAAGDYDAAVDYGTLLGQGIGLVVDTATRIDAANRTVELASGRALRYDYLIYAVGSTGAVPASVPGATEFAYPIAEFEQAQRLRTAIATVYPDAPVTVVGAGLTGVETAAELAEQGRRVTLVCGGRLAPSLSEPGRRSAAKVLRKLGVTVLESDIVTQVRSDAVVFADGAVRPSALTIWTAGFGVPELAAVSGLHTDELGRLLTDETLTSIDDDRIVAAGDCASPSGVPLRMCCASASQLGPQAANTVLNRIAGISPTPLAYGIPGSCTSLGRRAGILQLGRQDDTPVNLFIGGRVGARLKETICKGTLWGMRREGRKPGSTFWFKGGARPERPAFAPEVVKEA is encoded by the coding sequence ATGACCCGACACACCACCACAACAACTAATTCGCGGCCCGCCGCGGCCAAGGTCGTCGTCATCGGCGGCGGCTACTCGGGAACACTGGCAGCCAACCATCTGCGGATGCGCGGCACCTGGCAGATGCCCGACATCACGCTGGTCAACCCCCGCCCCAAGTTCGTCGAGCGGATCCGGCTGCACCAGCACGCGGCGGGCGACTACGACGCGGCAGTCGACTACGGCACACTGCTCGGCCAAGGCATAGGTCTCGTCGTCGACACTGCGACGCGCATCGACGCCGCCAACCGCACCGTTGAGCTGGCCTCAGGCCGTGCACTGCGCTACGACTACCTCATCTACGCGGTCGGCAGCACCGGCGCAGTGCCCGCATCGGTACCCGGCGCCACTGAATTCGCCTATCCGATAGCGGAATTCGAGCAGGCACAGCGTCTGCGCACCGCCATCGCCACCGTGTATCCGGATGCGCCGGTCACCGTCGTCGGCGCCGGGTTGACCGGCGTCGAGACCGCCGCCGAGCTGGCCGAGCAGGGCCGCAGGGTCACGCTGGTCTGCGGTGGCCGGCTGGCGCCGTCGCTGTCGGAGCCGGGGCGGAGGTCAGCCGCCAAGGTGCTGCGCAAGCTGGGTGTGACGGTGCTCGAGTCCGACATCGTGACGCAGGTCCGGTCCGACGCGGTCGTCTTCGCCGACGGGGCCGTGCGCCCGAGCGCGTTGACGATCTGGACGGCGGGCTTCGGTGTGCCGGAACTGGCCGCGGTGAGCGGCCTCCACACCGATGAGCTGGGCCGGCTGCTCACCGATGAGACCCTGACCAGCATCGACGACGATCGCATCGTGGCCGCCGGTGACTGCGCCTCCCCGTCGGGGGTGCCGCTGCGGATGTGCTGCGCATCTGCCTCGCAGTTGGGCCCCCAGGCGGCCAATACCGTGCTGAACCGCATCGCCGGCATCTCCCCGACACCGCTCGCCTACGGGATCCCGGGGTCGTGCACCAGCCTGGGTAGGCGCGCCGGAATCCTTCAGTTGGGCCGCCAGGACGATACCCCGGTGAATCTCTTCATCGGCGGGCGCGTGGGCGCTCGACTCAAGGAGACGATCTGCAAGGGCACGCTGTGGGGCATGCGTCGCGAGGGCCGCAAGCCCGGTTCCACCTTCTGGTTCAAGGGCGGCGCCCGGCCTGAGCGGCCGGCGTTCGCTCCAGAGGTGGTCAAGGAAGCGTGA
- the sigJ gene encoding RNA polymerase sigma factor SigJ, translating to MTTSAGQTAGSAGAEHAERFTLLRPLLFTIAYEILGSATEADDVLQDSYLRWAEVDLATVRDTKSYLAQLVTRQALNALRDGARRREDYVGPWLPEPLLVDTGDASSDVVLAESVSMAMLVLLETLTPDERAVFVLREVFGFEYDEIAGAVDKSAGTVRQMAHRAREHVHARRKRFGPVDAKRTTQITEQFLTAAATGDMEGLLKLLAPGATWTADHGGKVTGIRRPVSGARRVAALMAELFRVAKTMPDLRFQSAVYNGAPATVIYDGDHLEGIFVFEIVDDRITNLYAMRNPDKLTGVTTPREISR from the coding sequence GTGACCACCTCCGCAGGTCAAACTGCCGGCTCGGCCGGCGCCGAACATGCCGAGCGGTTCACCCTCCTGCGTCCGCTGCTGTTCACCATCGCCTACGAAATCCTCGGCTCGGCAACCGAAGCCGACGATGTGCTGCAGGACAGCTATTTGCGGTGGGCGGAGGTGGACCTTGCGACGGTGCGGGACACCAAGTCGTATCTGGCACAACTCGTGACCCGACAGGCGCTCAACGCGTTACGGGACGGCGCGCGCCGCAGGGAGGATTACGTCGGGCCGTGGCTTCCCGAACCGCTGCTGGTGGACACGGGCGATGCCTCCTCCGATGTCGTTCTCGCCGAATCGGTTTCGATGGCGATGCTGGTGCTGCTCGAAACGCTCACGCCCGATGAGCGCGCGGTGTTCGTGCTGCGCGAGGTGTTCGGCTTCGAGTACGACGAAATCGCAGGGGCCGTCGACAAATCCGCGGGGACGGTGCGCCAAATGGCGCACCGCGCCCGCGAACACGTGCATGCCCGACGCAAGAGGTTCGGACCCGTCGACGCCAAGCGGACCACACAGATCACCGAGCAGTTCCTGACCGCGGCGGCCACCGGCGACATGGAGGGGTTGCTGAAGCTGCTGGCGCCGGGGGCGACCTGGACCGCAGACCACGGCGGCAAGGTGACCGGGATTCGCCGGCCGGTTTCGGGCGCGCGAAGGGTGGCCGCGCTCATGGCCGAACTGTTCCGCGTGGCCAAGACCATGCCGGACCTTCGGTTCCAGTCGGCGGTGTACAACGGCGCGCCGGCGACGGTGATTTACGACGGCGACCACCTAGAGGGCATCTTCGTGTTCGAAATCGTCGACGACAGGATCACGAATCTCTACGCAATGCGTAATCCCGACAAGCTGACCGGGGTCACGACCCCGCGGGAGATCAGTCGATAG
- a CDS encoding NAD(P)/FAD-dependent oxidoreductase, which produces MTEQKTRVIVIGGGYAGVLAANHLRLNENVDITLVNPRPKFVERIRLHQLVTGTDDAVVDYSEILGKGIELVVDSVTRIDAPQRRIELSGGGALGYDYLIYAIGSHGAVPVVPGAAEYAYPISELEHARQLKAAYHAAGDDAPITVIGAGPTGLEVAAEFAEEGRRVTLVCGGVLGPYLHARGRRAAAKRLTRLGVTIVDGPGSTATEVLPASVILADGRTIASAVTIWTAGFGVPDLATSSGLSTDAAGRLLTDETLTSVDDPRIIAAGDAAAPSNLPLRMSCQAAIPLGAQAANTVLSRIAGTEPKRLNQAFTGQCISLGRKGGLVQLAHLDDTVMPLHIGGRTAATIKEAVCKGTVSFLQREARKPGSYFWLKGGKRQQQLESAGQPVRP; this is translated from the coding sequence ATGACCGAACAGAAGACCCGCGTCATCGTGATCGGCGGCGGATACGCCGGTGTGCTCGCGGCCAACCACCTGCGGCTCAATGAGAACGTCGACATCACGCTGGTCAACCCGCGGCCGAAGTTCGTCGAGCGGATCCGGCTGCATCAGTTGGTGACCGGCACCGATGATGCGGTGGTCGACTATTCGGAGATCCTCGGCAAGGGAATTGAGCTGGTCGTCGACTCCGTGACACGCATCGACGCACCGCAGCGGCGGATCGAGCTCTCAGGCGGTGGCGCGTTGGGCTATGACTATCTGATCTACGCCATCGGCAGCCACGGGGCGGTCCCGGTTGTCCCCGGAGCCGCTGAATACGCCTATCCCATCTCGGAACTCGAGCACGCCAGGCAGTTGAAGGCGGCATATCACGCTGCGGGCGACGATGCGCCCATCACGGTTATCGGCGCGGGTCCCACCGGGCTGGAAGTGGCCGCTGAGTTCGCCGAGGAGGGGCGTCGCGTCACTCTGGTGTGCGGCGGAGTCCTCGGCCCGTACCTGCACGCTCGTGGTCGCCGGGCGGCCGCCAAGAGGCTGACCCGGCTCGGCGTCACCATTGTCGACGGACCCGGATCCACCGCGACCGAGGTGCTGCCCGCCTCGGTGATCTTGGCCGACGGACGCACGATCGCCAGCGCGGTCACGATCTGGACCGCCGGTTTCGGCGTGCCCGATCTGGCCACGAGCAGCGGCCTGAGCACCGATGCGGCCGGTCGCCTTCTCACCGACGAGACCCTCACCAGCGTTGACGATCCCCGCATCATCGCCGCCGGCGACGCGGCCGCGCCGTCGAACCTACCGTTGCGGATGAGCTGCCAGGCCGCGATCCCGTTGGGCGCACAAGCCGCGAATACGGTGCTCAGCCGCATCGCGGGAACCGAGCCCAAACGGTTGAACCAGGCGTTCACCGGCCAGTGCATCAGCCTCGGGCGCAAAGGCGGTCTGGTCCAGCTCGCGCACTTGGACGACACCGTGATGCCGCTGCATATCGGCGGGCGCACCGCAGCCACGATCAAGGAGGCCGTGTGCAAGGGAACCGTCAGCTTCCTTCAGCGTGAGGCGCGCAAGCCGGGAAGCTACTTCTGGCTCAAGGGCGGTAAGCGGCAGCAGCAGTTGGAGTCAGCAGGTCAGCCGGTACGACCGTGA
- a CDS encoding RNA polymerase sigma-70 factor, which translates to MTEEHAERFTQLRPLLFTIAYEILGRATESDDVLQESYLRWAEVDLSTVRDTKAYLAQLVTRQSLNALRAQSRRREDYVGPWLPEPLLLETGDNTDASSDVILAESVSMAMLVVLETLSPDERAVFVLREVFGFSHDEIADTIGKSAAAVRQMAHRAREHVQSRRKRFEPVDPKLSMEITARFFAAASTGDVDGLIEMLSSDVVWTADSDGKVSAARRPVTGAERVAKLVIGLVRLAGESGRVEPAMYNNAPALKLYLGDSFEGIITVEITEGRISHFYAMRNPDKLTGVDIPREISR; encoded by the coding sequence GTGACCGAGGAACACGCCGAACGATTCACGCAACTGCGGCCGCTGCTGTTCACCATCGCCTACGAGATTCTCGGCAGGGCAACTGAATCCGACGACGTGCTGCAGGAGAGCTACCTGCGCTGGGCCGAGGTAGACCTCTCGACGGTGCGGGACACCAAGGCCTACCTCGCCCAGTTGGTCACCCGGCAGTCCCTCAACGCCCTGCGGGCGCAGTCTCGCAGGCGGGAGGACTACGTCGGTCCATGGTTACCGGAGCCGCTGCTGCTGGAGACCGGCGACAACACAGACGCGTCGTCCGACGTGATCCTGGCCGAATCGGTTTCGATGGCGATGCTCGTCGTCTTGGAGACCCTGAGCCCGGACGAGCGCGCCGTGTTCGTGCTGCGCGAGGTCTTCGGCTTCAGCCACGACGAGATCGCCGACACGATCGGCAAATCCGCGGCCGCGGTTCGCCAAATGGCCCACCGCGCCCGCGAGCATGTTCAGTCGCGGCGCAAGCGTTTCGAGCCCGTCGACCCCAAACTCTCCATGGAGATCACCGCGCGCTTCTTCGCCGCGGCCTCGACCGGTGACGTCGACGGGCTCATCGAGATGCTCTCGAGCGACGTGGTGTGGACCGCCGACAGCGACGGCAAGGTCAGCGCGGCGCGCCGACCCGTCACGGGCGCTGAACGGGTGGCCAAGCTGGTCATCGGTCTCGTGCGCCTGGCCGGGGAGTCCGGCCGGGTGGAGCCCGCGATGTACAACAACGCCCCCGCACTCAAGCTCTACCTGGGTGACAGCTTCGAAGGCATCATCACCGTCGAGATCACCGAGGGCCGGATCAGCCACTTCTATGCGATGCGCAACCCGGACAAACTGACCGGCGTCGATATCCCGCGGGAGATCAGCCGGTAG
- a CDS encoding aminodeoxychorismate synthase component I, whose translation MRIDRLGELGSASAVLRALAGGTRRRGLPPPAALIGEWFGSGAVIAPSVDVTPVGPSEVFEVSPGMSGDAVGGGWFGYLSYPDAGADGRGPRIPEAAGGWSDCVLRQDDDGQWWHESLSGAVLPGWVSEALREPVAPASSTITWGAADREAHRRGVSSCLEAIAAGEVYQACVCTQFAGRIAAPATSGTAAIDFFADAVARTSPARAAFLAGDWGAVASLSPELFLRRRGDAVASSPIKGTLPRHADPAELRASVKDVAENIMIVDLVRNDLGRVAVTGSVSVPELLAVRPAPGVWHLVSTVTARVDVDMPMEAVLDATFPPASVTGTPKLRARQLLTGWEQKRRGIYCGTVGLASPIAGCELNVAIRTVEFDAHGNAVLGVGGGITADSDPDREWDECLHKAAPFIDIGAQRRMPAHS comes from the coding sequence GTGCGGATCGATCGACTCGGCGAGCTGGGCAGCGCCTCTGCGGTGCTGCGCGCGCTGGCCGGCGGGACTCGACGGCGCGGTCTGCCGCCGCCGGCCGCCCTGATCGGCGAGTGGTTCGGTTCTGGCGCGGTCATCGCGCCGTCGGTGGACGTGACGCCCGTCGGGCCATCCGAGGTGTTCGAGGTATCCCCCGGTATGTCCGGTGATGCCGTCGGCGGTGGATGGTTCGGCTACCTCTCATACCCCGACGCCGGCGCCGATGGGCGCGGCCCACGCATACCCGAGGCCGCGGGCGGCTGGTCTGATTGCGTGCTGCGCCAGGACGACGATGGGCAGTGGTGGCACGAAAGCCTCTCCGGTGCAGTGCTTCCCGGCTGGGTGTCCGAAGCGCTGCGCGAACCCGTGGCGCCGGCCTCGAGCACGATCACCTGGGGCGCGGCGGATCGTGAGGCGCACCGGCGCGGCGTGTCGTCGTGCCTCGAGGCGATCGCGGCGGGCGAGGTTTACCAGGCGTGTGTGTGCACACAGTTCGCAGGCCGAATCGCCGCCCCGGCGACATCGGGCACCGCCGCCATCGATTTCTTCGCCGACGCCGTGGCCCGAACCTCGCCGGCGCGCGCCGCGTTTCTGGCGGGCGACTGGGGCGCGGTTGCCTCGCTGTCGCCTGAACTGTTTCTGCGCAGGCGCGGCGATGCGGTGGCGTCGAGTCCGATCAAGGGCACGCTGCCGCGGCACGCTGATCCGGCGGAACTGCGCGCGTCCGTCAAGGACGTCGCGGAGAACATCATGATCGTCGACCTGGTCCGCAACGATCTGGGCCGGGTCGCGGTAACCGGCAGTGTGTCCGTTCCCGAGCTGCTGGCCGTACGTCCGGCGCCGGGGGTGTGGCACCTGGTATCGACGGTAACGGCGCGGGTCGACGTCGACATGCCGATGGAGGCGGTGCTCGACGCCACCTTCCCGCCCGCTTCGGTCACGGGTACGCCCAAGCTGCGCGCCCGCCAGCTGCTCACTGGCTGGGAGCAGAAACGCCGCGGAATCTACTGCGGCACAGTCGGCTTAGCCTCTCCGATCGCCGGGTGCGAGCTGAACGTAGCGATTCGCACCGTCGAGTTCGACGCTCACGGTAACGCGGTACTCGGTGTCGGCGGCGGTATCACCGCGGATTCAGATCCCGACCGGGAGTGGGATGAGTGTCTGCACAAGGCCGCGCCGTTCATCGACATCGGAGCTCAGCGGCGGATGCCCGCGCACAGCTGA